A genomic window from Periophthalmus magnuspinnatus isolate fPerMag1 chromosome 16, fPerMag1.2.pri, whole genome shotgun sequence includes:
- the trpv6 gene encoding transient receptor potential cation channel subfamily V member 6: MSPSLARSAPSELNHWWTQLRFRLQNKKGWNEMLDETFFLHTKNINDIPLFYAAKTNSVGCIRKLLSSASTNIFERGALGETALHVAVMNDNMDAAVALMDGAPELINEPMTSDLFQGVTPLHIAVVNQNINLVHHLISRKGDVATPRVTGLYFRKRIGGLIYYGEHILSFAACAGNEDIITMVIDAGASTRVQDYRGNTVLHILVLQPNKTTACQAMDLIMARDAELDQAVPLDMVPNYRGLTPFKLAAKEGNVVAFQHLVNKRRIVQWSLGPLTSNLYDLTEIDSWADNMSVLELIVGSHQREARRILEVTPVRQLVSLKWNLYGKHYFRLLLLLYLLYIGTFTLCCSYRPLKDAPENYTLSDMDKTIRVQKTLEESYVTHKDSLRLVGEVISVLGALLILLLEIPDIIRVGAKRYFGQTALGGPFHVILISYACLVVLLCVFRVCQLNGEAELMAVCLVLGWCNVMFFARGFEMLGPYVIMIQKIIFGDLTKFMWLSLIVLLGFSTSLWVVYMTQEVDAIPAYRSFPITLFSQFELSVGLIDLPVDHTIITPPIVHVLHCTFSVVSYILLLNLLIAMMSDTHWRVAQERDELWRTQVVATTLMLERRLPRCLWPRLGVCGQSFGLMERWYLRVEDRNDPMMQKMRRYIKAFQEEKAGQEKEEQEKSDPMKYTPKLRPKRENREGRPLSGWQIIRNSALGLDMEQFDIEEDIKFV; the protein is encoded by the exons ATGTCTCCGTCCTTGGCCCGATCGGCTCCCAGTGAGCTCAACCACTGGTGGACTCAACTCCGCTTTCggctgcaaaataaaaaaggatGGAACGAGATGTTGGACGAGACGTTTTTCCTTCACACCAAGAA CATAAACGACATTCCTCTTTTTTACGCTGCAAAGACGAACAGCGTCGGCTGCATCAGGAAGCTGTTAAGCTCCGCCTCCACAAACATCTTTGAACGAG GCGCTCTGGGGGAGACGGCGCTTCACGTGGCTGTGATGAACGACAACATGGACGCCGCCGTGGCTCTGATGGACGGAGCGCCGGAACTCATCAACGAAcccatgacctctgacctctttcAAG GGGTGACGCCGCTGCACATCGCCGTCGTGAACCAGAACATAAACCTGGTGCATCACCTGATCAGCAGAAAAGGAGACGTGGCCACGCCCAGAGTCACCGGGCTGTACTTCAGGAAGAGGATCGGAGGACTCATTTACTACG GGGAGCACATCTTGTCCTTCGCTGCCTGTGCGGGTAATGAGGACATCATCACCATGGTGATAGACGCCGGGGCCAGCACGCGAGTCCAGGATTATCGAG GTAACACCGTGCTCCACATCCTGGTGCTGCAGCCCAATAAAACGACAGCGTGTCAAGCCATGGACCTGATCATGGCCCGGGACGCGGAGCTGGACCAGGCCGTGCCCCTCGACATGGTGCCCAACTACCGCGGACTCACCCCCTTCAAACTGGCAGCCAAAGAGGGCAACGTAGTG GCGTTCCAGCACCTGGTGAACAAAAGACGCATCGTCCAGTGGAGTCTGGGTCCTCTGACGTCAAACCTGTACGACCTGACGGAGATCGACTCGTGGGCTGACAACATGTCTGTGCTGGAGCTCATAGTGGGGAGTCACCAGAGAGAA GCTAGAAGGATCCTGGAGGTGACCCCTGTCCGTCAGCTGGTCAGTCTGAAGTGGAATCTGTACGGCAAACACTACTTCAG gcttctgctgctgctgtaccTGCTTTATATTGGCACTTTCACACTATGCTGCTCATACCGCCCTCTAAAGGACGCTCCCGAGAACTACACCCTGTCAGACATGGATAAAACCATAAGAGTACAGAAAACGTTAGAA gaGAGCTACGTGACACACAAAGACAGTCTGCGTTTGGTCGGGGAGGTCATTAGCGTGCTCGGTGCTTTGCTCATTTTATTACTGGAG ATTCCTGACATCATTCGAGTGGGTGCAAAGCGTTACTTCGGACAGACTGCACTGGGAGGGCCTTTCCATGTCATCCT TATCAGTTACGCCTGCCTGGTGGTGCTCCTCTGCGTGTTCCGCGTGTGCCAGTTGAACGGAGAGGCGGAGCTTATGGCCGTGTGTTTGGTCCTGGGTTGGTGCAACGTCATGTTTTTTGCCCGAGGATTCGAAATGCTGGGCCCCTACGTCATCATGATACAGAAG atTATATTTGGAGACCTGACCAAGTTCATGTGGCTAAGTCTGATTGTTCTGCTTGGATTCTCCACTT CTCTGTGGGTGGTGTACATGACCCAGGAAGTGGATGCCATCCCCGCCTATCGCTCCTTCCCCatcactctcttctctcagttTGAGCTCAGTGTGGGACTCATCGACTTACCTGTGGACCACACCATTATCACGCCCCCTATAGTCCACGTCCTGCACTGCACCTTCTCCGTGGTCTCATACATCCTGCTGCTGAACCTGCTGATCGCCATGATGAGCGACACACACTGGAGGGTCGCCCAGGAGAGGGATGAGCTCTGGAGGACTCAG GTGGTGGCGACGACGCTGATGCTCGAGAGGAGACTTCCCCGCTGCCTCTGGCCTCGACTCGGAGTCTGTGGGCAAAGCTTCGGACTCATGGAGCGCTGGTATCTACG GGTTGAAGACCGAAACGACCCCATGATGCAGAAGATGCGGCGCTACATTAAGGCTTTTCAGGAAGAGAAGGCGGGGcaagagaaggaggagcaggagaagagcGACCCGATGAAGTACACCCCGAAGCTCCGCCCCAAAAGAGAGAACAGGGAGGGGCGTCCGCTGTCCGGGTGGCAGATCATCAGGAACAGCGCTCTGGGACTGGACATGGAGCAGTTTGACATCGAAGAGGATATTAAGTTTGTCTAA